The genomic interval acaTTAACCGGACCGTACACAAAATAGTACTGTCAGCCAATACCATCTCCATGACACATTTTCCGTTGAACAAAATTCCGTACTGTATTTCGATACAAGTTCGATGGCCTGAGTCTTGTGTCTGGTTAGAGATCAGAGTGCAATTTCTTAAACCGAAGGTACGAATCTTGGATTGAGAAAAAGACGTACTATAATACTACATAAGTACATAGGATGTTTTCTAGATCTAAGGTTCACTCCTTGGCGTTAGAAACTGGTGTCAGACTCTCGAAGAACCGGTCTTTTAGATTCGGTAACCATTAATAATCACCTACAAACAAACCAGGCCACTCGCTCTGGAACGTCTAGGTAAAAAAGTGTAGGAAGAGCGGGCCAGCCCTCTCCTACGACGAAGTACAATCATACGTACTCTTTTGTATTGTTGTGTGAAACGTGCACTATAGACTCTGGCATGCTCAGTTTCGTGGCCCGAATGCCATATAAAAGGTCCGACAATCGCTTCATAGTCATTCATTTCGAAAACCTACATCAACATGAAAGCGTGTCAAGTTTTACTTCTTTTGGGACTCGTAGCCCTCGCCGCAGCCTTCCCGCAGAGGTCCGATCGGGACCGTGATCGTGATGGCGATGGAAGGCGTGGTGGTGGTCCAAGGAGAGGAGGACCCAGAGACCGGGACgaagagagtgaagatgaCGGAGAGTGCCGCGAGGCTAAGCTCGATTCTAAACGCGGCAATTGCCGCAAGGCTGTCGTGATTGTGGATGAGGCCACAGAGTGCGCTGACGCCACTGGTCCCGTTGAATTTCTGTCGCCGCAAGAAATCTGCGAGGTAACGAATGACAATCATTATGCATCGATGACTTACTAGTGCTGGTAATGATGGTTTTATATTGCAGGATAACCCCGGACAAAATGTGTACGTGTGCAAAATCAAAGGTCGCCGTGAGGTGATGGACTTGGTTGAATCGTTCCTTGAGGATAAATTGGGGGATGAAGCTGGCCGAAGGGAGATCCGTGACGAGCTGTGCAACGAGAGTGCTGATTTCTCAGACCTGGATTTGTCATCATTGCAGATCGAGGAAGGAACTTCCAAGAGATGTATGATATGTCCTTAAATTGTCATATTGGTGCTAATATACCAAAATTcagaaatgtggaaaaataaACCAACTTCAATATTGTTTGAATCTGCTTTGTTTTGTGCTGTCCTTTCTGTATGTGTCTTAAGTCATAACTCTCCTTTAGATAAATGTACGAAATGTGAGATCAAGGTTTTCTGCAAAGAAAGAAGGGTAATGATTAATGAAACATGAACACAATACCTTCAAAAACTTATTCGATACATATTATGGGTAACTTTAGTTACATATTCCAATTCAAGTAAGTTGACTTATTTTAGACACATATTTAAGTTGAAAGGTTCCAGttgaggtgctctcaaaacgcacattaaga from Tigriopus californicus strain San Diego chromosome 5, Tcal_SD_v2.1, whole genome shotgun sequence carries:
- the LOC131880318 gene encoding uncharacterized protein LOC131880318, whose protein sequence is MKACQVLLLLGLVALAAAFPQRSDRDRDRDGDGRRGGGPRRGGPRDRDEESEDDGECREAKLDSKRGNCRKAVVIVDEATECADATGPVEFLSPQEICEDNPGQNVYVCKIKGRREVMDLVESFLEDKLGDEAGRREIRDELCNESADFSDLDLSSLQIEEGTSKRCMICP